Part of the Deinococcus roseus genome, GCAGACACCGTGACGCTGAACATCCCCCCAGATGCCCGTTACGACCTCACCGACCTGAACTGGGCCAGAACCCTGTCCTGGCGTGAAATCACCGCGCAGCTTTTCGATTCTCCTGAGGCCTCTGCCCTGCTGAACAAGATTGAAAAACTGGACGTGTATTATGCCGAGGGTCGCCGCAGGGATGTGGTTGCCAGATTGTACCTGGGCTGGTTTGCTTCCAGGCTGGGCTGGACCGACCTGAAGAACATCACCCTGCACCCTGAACCCGCTGATGGGCGCGGCAACGGTGAAATTCTGGGCTTCGACATCAAGGCAGATGGGGCCACCCTGAGTGCCAGAGCGCTGAACTCTGACTGCGTGGACGTCAACATCAATTTGACTTCTGGCAGCCACCACAACACCCTGCACCAGCCCATGCGTTCCATTGCTGCCCTGCTGGGCTACGTGCTGGACGGTCAGGAAAACCCCAGCGTGTTTGATGCCTCTTTGAAGAACGCCAAAGCGTACTGACCCCCACCGCGCCTTCAAATTCACGTTCCTCCCCCAACGGGGAGGAATTTTAACAAGGAGAAACATGAAGTACCACATTTCCAGCACCCCCCAGGAACTCGGGCAGGATGCCGCCCGTGCATTTGCAGACCTTTACCAGCAGGCCGTTCAGGACAGAGGCGTGTTCACAGTGGCCCTCTCTGGAGGCAGCACCCCTGTGCACCTTTACAAAGCCCTCTCCCAGATGGATCTGGACTGGTCAAAAGTGCGTTTTTACTTCAGCGATGAACGCACGGTGCCTGCAGACCACAAGGACAGCAATTACAAAACTGCCAGAGACACCTTTCTGGATGTGGTGGGCATTGATCCCCAGCACGTTTTCCGCATGGAAGGCGAGCTGGACCCCCAGGAAGCTGCAGCACGTTACACTGCTGTCCTGCCTGACCAGCTGGACCTGTGCTACCTGGGCATGGGGGACGACGGGCACACCGCCAGCCTGTTTCCTGAAACAGAAGCCCTGGAAGCATCTGGCCGTGTGGTCGCCAACTTTGTACCAAAGCTGAACACCTGGCGCATCACCTTCACGTTTGAAGAGATCAACCAGTCCAGCAACATTCACATTCTGGCCACCGGAGCCAACAAAAAAGAAGTGCTGCTGGAAGTCAAAAACAAAAGCGGCAAACATCCCATTGAACGGGTGGAGAACCCTGTCTGGTATGTGGATGCCGCCATTGCTGAATTGCTCTGAACACCAGCTTCATGAACAAGGGAGAGGATGTCCTCTCCCTGTTTTTTGGTTGCTGCGCTGATCCGTAACCACCAAAGATCGCAACCTCATGATTCTTCTGCCAAATGCTTTAAACTTCAGAACAGACCATGAAATCCAGATCCCTGTCTTTGCTTTTTCTGTTTTTTTTGCTTTTCATGACCGCCCATGCCAGAACCACCCTCCAGACTTTTAACGCTGAAGCCTTGCAACAAGGAAGCCTGAAACAGCTTTCTGCTGGACCCACCCTGAAACTTGCTGCAGGTCAGACCACAGGCACCCTGGAATCTGCCGAGGTCTCTGTGCCTGATTTTGACACCCTGATCCTCTCCTGGAATGGCCGTTCTCCAGTGGGCACCCAGATGCTGCTGGAAGCCCGGGTGTACATGGATGATCACTGGAGCAGGTACTTTGTCCTGGGCATCTGGTCTGAAGACGATAAGGTGCGCCGCAGCGTCAACGGCCAGCAGGACGCAGATGCAAAAGTGCTGACCGACACCCTGAAGCTCAGCAAAAAAGGCAGCAAATACCAGTACCGGGTGACTTTGCAAAGCAACTCAACGGGGCAGAGCAACAAAGCAGGTCTGACGCCTGAACTGCGCAACATCACAGTGATGACCTCTGCAGAGACAAAGCCTGCAACTTACCCGCCCAACAAGACCGTCTGGGGCAAAGTGCTGGATGTCCCTGGAAGGTCTCAGGCCATTTACCCTGAGGGGGTGTTGTGGTGCAGCCCTGCCAGCATCAGCATGATGTTGAAATATTACGGCGTGGATCTGTCGGTCCGGGATGCTGCCCGGAAAACCCATGACCCCGGGTACGGAGGAAGTGGCAACTGGGTGTTCAACATGGCAGTGGTGGGGGGTTATGGCCTGAATGCCCACGTGACCCGTCTGGAGAACCTGGGCGAGGTTGAAAAGTGGATTGCAAAAGGGGTTCCTGTGGTGATCAGTGCCGCCTGGAAACGGGGGGAGTTGCCCCACGCTTTTCTTCCCCAGAGCCCGGGGCACCTGATGGTGGTCATCGGCTTTGACAGAAACGGCAATGTGGTGGTGAACGACCCGGCAGGAAAAGACGACACCCATGTGAGGATCACCTACGACCGGGCCATTCTGGAAAAACTGTGGCTGCAGCACTCTGGCGGGATGGCTTACATCATCCAGAAACCCTGAGCTCAGGGCTTCACTGGTGTTCTGTCACAGTCCAGTGTTCCTGACCCCTGTTCCAGTGCAGTTCTGGTGCAGGTGCCTCTTGATGGTTAGAGGCGTAGACCATCAACACCCTCCAGTGGTCCAGACGGGTCCGGTTGATGGTTTCTCCCTGGTCCACATTTCGGCAGGCTCCTGAAGGATCACATTTCATGGGATCGGGCAAATACAGTTCGGCAATGGGGGTCCAGGTGTTGAGGTGAAGCTCACCCGAACCCAGGGCGGCCGACGCCACCCGCCAGGGTTCAATGATGCTGGCCTTGCTGTCCATTGGGATGCCCGTACAGGTGGACAGATCAGCAGTGGTCTCCTTGCTCAGGTTCAGAACCACCAATCCAGGCCCAGGGCAATCGGGAATGGAGGCTTTGCTGTTCAGACCCAGCAAGAAGGTTTCCTGAAAACGAAAATTGTTCGGTTTGCCTTCTTCGCCTGGTTGGGGCACCGCCGGAGTGCTGCGGCTCATGCCTGGCCGGGCACCTTCCATCAGCATCACGGTCAAGTGACGGGTTTCCGTCGGGAAAACCACCTTGACCCCTTTCCAGCCTGAAGTGCTCTGGGAGCCCAGGTTGAGGATGTCTTTCATTTCCTTTACGCCAATGTCCTGCAAGGCATAAACACCCGCTTTTGGGGCAAACAGGTTGTCCTTGCCCCACCAGTAGCCCCCACTCAGCAGCACTGCCCCCAGCACCCAGTAAGGCAACTGGTACTGGGCAAAGTGTCTGAAGCGCTGCCAGAACGGTACCGTTGGACTGCCCATCTCCTGCACCGCAAGGTAAGCGGCTTCTTCCCTGGAAAACCCCTGCTGCATCAGGTCTTTGATTTTCTCGATCATGTGGGCACGCAGTTCTGCAGCGGCATCGATGCGTTCTTTTCTGGGGAGTCCCCGGGTGGCTTTGTGAATGTACTGGTCAATGGTTTTCATGGGTTTTCTCCTGCAGGCAGAATCTGAAATCCAGCCGTGTCAAATTCATTTTTTCCAGTCCAGGCAAGCTGATAATGCTGTTTTGAAACGCTGGAGTCTTGCAGTGCACGAATGCCCACGAACACATAGTTGTCCCAGTGCAGGTTGGGTCTGGCCTCGATTTGACCCATCCCTCCTGCACAGTCCCTCCAGTCTTTGAGCTTCTGGCCTTCACAGGGGTCCTGCACAGGGTAAGAAGCCATGGCCCACAGGGGCAGCCACTGGTCCTCTGTCAGATGAAATCCTGCATTGGTGCCCACGAAGCTGCGAGAACTGGGGTAAAAATTTTGCAGGTTGAGGTTTCCGCAGCCGGTCACGGCTTCGTTGCTGCTGGAAAGCACCATCACACTCCACTGGTTGTGTTTTCCACATGCCTGGGTGGGTTTTTCAGAGAACCCCACCACCACTTTCACCTCTGGGATGAAATGGCTGGGCAGGTAACGGGTGCTGAGGTTGCGTTCGGGGAGGGCTGGAACCTTCACAGTGGTCTTTTCAACACTTTTGCCCTGCTGAAAAACCAGCAATTCGAATCCAAGGCTGTGTTCAGGCAGAACTGCGCTGAAGCTTTCAAAACGGTTCAGCCCTTTAAACAGGGGGTGGTTCTGGACGGTCATCCACTCTGCACTGGTGAGTGGGGTCAGTTTGACCATGGGTGCAGGATGCTGCCTCGCCACATTCCATCCCCAGAGGAGCACCCCGCCCAGCACCAGATAGGGCAACTGGTATTGCAAAAAGTGTCTCCAGCGCTGCATCCAGGGAACTTGAGGATCCCCCATGTCCTGCAGGGTCAGGTATTCTGCTTCCTCTCTGGGGAAACCCTGCTCCATGTATTCGGCTGTTTTTTCCTGCATATGCATGCGCAATTGCACAGCCAGATCCAGACGTTCTTTTCTGGGCAGGCCCAGGGTGGCTTTTTTGATGTACCGGTCTACGGTGCTCATGTAAACCTGAGCAGCAGATCCATGCCATTTTTGAGGGTGGCCCATTCTTCTTTTTTGCTTTTGAGGGTGCCCAGGCCAATGTCTGTCAGTTTGTAATACTTTCTGGGTGGACCTCCTGAGGTGGAGGGCTCCCAGTAGGCTTCAATGCATTGCTCTTTCACCAGTTTGTGCAGGCTGGGGTAAAGGCTGCCTTCTTTGAAGCTGAAAATGCCTCCTGATTTCTCGTTGACGGCTTTGAGGATTTCCAGCCCATACATGGGTTTCTGTTCCAGCACGGTCAGCAAGATGAGGTCTAGAGTGCCCTGTTTGAATTTCTGGTCCATGTGCCCTCCTGATTCAGTACCTTACCTTTTAAGTGTCTTACATTTCTAGGTACCTTAAGTGTCTATATACTTGCACAAAAAAAGACCCGCATCAAGGGCTGCGGGCCTGCAGTGGATCAAAAAGGGTTCACTGCACCTCAAACTCCGCCACCAGAGGCAGGTGGTCCGAGACCTTTAAAGTGTCCTCGCGGCGCACATGGTGCGCTCCCACCTTCACGCCAGAGCCGTAAAAGAAGTAATCGATGGTGCGGTCTGGCCCTCTGGCCAGCGGATCGTTGGGGTAGTGGGTGAACCAGGTTTCAGGCTGGTCTTTCACCTCTTGCAGGGATGGGGTGCTGCTGTACTGCTGCAAAATGATGTTCAGTTCGCTGGTCGGGTTGTAATAGGCCTGAAGCTGTGTGGGCAGTCGATCTCTGGCGGCATGATCCGGCAGCAAATTGAAATCCCCGCCAATCAGCACGTTCTTTCCTGCACCTTCCAGCACAGCGCGGGTTTTCAGCACCTGCTTTTCCATGGCGTCGGTGCCCTGGGCAAAGGCGTCCAGGTGGGTGTTCATGATGTGCAGGCCGTCTTTGCCCTCGATGGGCAAAACCACTTCCAGAATGGCCCGTCTGAAATTGAACGCCTGGGTCACGGGGTCTGCAGGAATCAGGGGCAACTGGTGCCTGTAGGCCTGATCGATTTTGAACCTGGAGAAGGTCACCACCTTCATGCCCACTGCACCCAGAATTTTAGGGTGGGGCACAAATGCAGCTTTCCAGTAATAAGCGCTGCTGGAGCAGGCATACCCCAGTTGCTCTGCCAGCAGCTTTTCCTGGTCCTGAAAATCGGTGCGTTTGGAATGGGTGTCCACTTCCTGAAGCAACACCACATCGGGGTTTTCTGCCTTGATGACCCGCACCACTTCCTGCAGGGTGGTGGCCATGGCTTCTTTTGAGGGTCGGGTGTCTGGACCACTGCCGTCCAGAAGGTCATAAAAAAACACATACCCTTTGCCTGCCAGATACTGGATGTTCCAGTTCAGCACCTTGAGGTTCTGGCCTGCTTTCAGGACCGGGGCATCTGGGGTGCACGAGATGCTTTCTTCTTGCAGGTCTC contains:
- a CDS encoding glucose-6-phosphate dehydrogenase assembly protein OpcA, producing the protein MHGPVTTDVRQAPKALEKLWAQTNQEYRTHTGNIVVITELDLQDNVLTALTELNARHAKRQIVGIIDPEQQGVRVEVSIFDQRGRYIERLVIYGQEEHLTGAILPLLQPGVQTYVWWGTYRNPNAELLEELAELADLVIADTVTLNIPPDARYDLTDLNWARTLSWREITAQLFDSPEASALLNKIEKLDVYYAEGRRRDVVARLYLGWFASRLGWTDLKNITLHPEPADGRGNGEILGFDIKADGATLSARALNSDCVDVNINLTSGSHHNTLHQPMRSIAALLGYVLDGQENPSVFDASLKNAKAY
- the pgl gene encoding 6-phosphogluconolactonase; this translates as MKYHISSTPQELGQDAARAFADLYQQAVQDRGVFTVALSGGSTPVHLYKALSQMDLDWSKVRFYFSDERTVPADHKDSNYKTARDTFLDVVGIDPQHVFRMEGELDPQEAAARYTAVLPDQLDLCYLGMGDDGHTASLFPETEALEASGRVVANFVPKLNTWRITFTFEEINQSSNIHILATGANKKEVLLEVKNKSGKHPIERVENPVWYVDAAIAELL
- a CDS encoding peptidase C39 family protein is translated as MKSRSLSLLFLFFLLFMTAHARTTLQTFNAEALQQGSLKQLSAGPTLKLAAGQTTGTLESAEVSVPDFDTLILSWNGRSPVGTQMLLEARVYMDDHWSRYFVLGIWSEDDKVRRSVNGQQDADAKVLTDTLKLSKKGSKYQYRVTLQSNSTGQSNKAGLTPELRNITVMTSAETKPATYPPNKTVWGKVLDVPGRSQAIYPEGVLWCSPASISMMLKYYGVDLSVRDAARKTHDPGYGGSGNWVFNMAVVGGYGLNAHVTRLENLGEVEKWIAKGVPVVISAAWKRGELPHAFLPQSPGHLMVVIGFDRNGNVVVNDPAGKDDTHVRITYDRAILEKLWLQHSGGMAYIIQKP
- a CDS encoding permease prefix domain 1-containing protein, whose translation is MKTIDQYIHKATRGLPRKERIDAAAELRAHMIEKIKDLMQQGFSREEAAYLAVQEMGSPTVPFWQRFRHFAQYQLPYWVLGAVLLSGGYWWGKDNLFAPKAGVYALQDIGVKEMKDILNLGSQSTSGWKGVKVVFPTETRHLTVMLMEGARPGMSRSTPAVPQPGEEGKPNNFRFQETFLLGLNSKASIPDCPGPGLVVLNLSKETTADLSTCTGIPMDSKASIIEPWRVASAALGSGELHLNTWTPIAELYLPDPMKCDPSGACRNVDQGETINRTRLDHWRVLMVYASNHQEAPAPELHWNRGQEHWTVTEHQ
- a CDS encoding permease prefix domain 1-containing protein — protein: MSTVDRYIKKATLGLPRKERLDLAVQLRMHMQEKTAEYMEQGFPREEAEYLTLQDMGDPQVPWMQRWRHFLQYQLPYLVLGGVLLWGWNVARQHPAPMVKLTPLTSAEWMTVQNHPLFKGLNRFESFSAVLPEHSLGFELLVFQQGKSVEKTTVKVPALPERNLSTRYLPSHFIPEVKVVVGFSEKPTQACGKHNQWSVMVLSSSNEAVTGCGNLNLQNFYPSSRSFVGTNAGFHLTEDQWLPLWAMASYPVQDPCEGQKLKDWRDCAGGMGQIEARPNLHWDNYVFVGIRALQDSSVSKQHYQLAWTGKNEFDTAGFQILPAGENP
- a CDS encoding PadR family transcriptional regulator, with translation MDQKFKQGTLDLILLTVLEQKPMYGLEILKAVNEKSGGIFSFKEGSLYPSLHKLVKEQCIEAYWEPSTSGGPPRKYYKLTDIGLGTLKSKKEEWATLKNGMDLLLRFT
- a CDS encoding endonuclease/exonuclease/phosphatase family protein; the encoded protein is MPKILLRVLLWVVGLGLGLTALIYALTYHPRDLQEESISCTPDAPVLKAGQNLKVLNWNIQYLAGKGYVFFYDLLDGSGPDTRPSKEAMATTLQEVVRVIKAENPDVVLLQEVDTHSKRTDFQDQEKLLAEQLGYACSSSAYYWKAAFVPHPKILGAVGMKVVTFSRFKIDQAYRHQLPLIPADPVTQAFNFRRAILEVVLPIEGKDGLHIMNTHLDAFAQGTDAMEKQVLKTRAVLEGAGKNVLIGGDFNLLPDHAARDRLPTQLQAYYNPTSELNIILQQYSSTPSLQEVKDQPETWFTHYPNDPLARGPDRTIDYFFYGSGVKVGAHHVRREDTLKVSDHLPLVAEFEVQ